The Leucoraja erinacea ecotype New England chromosome 29, Leri_hhj_1, whole genome shotgun sequence genome has a window encoding:
- the LOC129710950 gene encoding relaxin-3 receptor 1-like, which produces MSDRDCYWDEDGVPLALNKTYQCLEELLNSLIFHGTEVQNDGSKLIRILISIVYAVVCALGLVGNLLVLYLLQGNKKKSTMTILVMGLAVTDIQFVLTLPFWAVDTAMDFSWPFGRVMCKVVSSVTVMSMYASVFFLAVMSITRYSSVSQSLKMKTRSSPHWDWLTCFFIWAVASVATLPQATYSTTIVLPGEELCITKFPELHNNPQFWFGLYQALKVLVGFILPLVVISASYLLLLRFINSQEMSGNNPKRTSRVTKSVTILVLTFFISWLPNQAITLWSAFIKLNVVHFSVAFYNTQAYVFPVTVCLAHSNSCLNPVLYCLMRREFRAAVRDLVLKVTCVRRIRPPDNTRQLPVTISMTR; this is translated from the coding sequence ATGTCTGACCGAGACTGCTACTGGGACGAAGACGGAGTGCCCCTTGCGCTGAACAAAACTTACCAGTGTCTGGAAGAGTTGctgaattctctcattttccaCGGCACCGAGGTGCAGAATGACGGATCTAAACTGATCAGGATCCTGATCTCCATCGTGTACGCCGTGGTGTGCGCCTTGGGTCTGGTGGGCAACCTGCTGGTCCTCTATCTCCTGCAGGGCAACAAGAAGAAGTCCACCATGACCATCTTGGTCATGGGCTTGGCCGTGACCGACATCCAGTTCGTGTTGACGCTGCCTTTCTGGGCGGTGGACACGGCCATGGACTTCAGTTGGCCCTTCGGCAGAGTCATGTGTAAGGTGGTGAGTTCGGTGACCGTGATGAGCATGTACGCCAGCGTCTTCTTCCTGGCCGTCATGAGTATCACCCGCTACAGCTCGGTGTCGCAGTCGCTGAAGATGAAGACGCGCTCCTCGCCACACTGGGACTGGTTGACTTGCTTCTTCATCTGGGCGGTGGCGAGCGTGGCCACCCTCCCCCAGGCCACCTACTCCACCACCATCGTACTCCCCGGCGAAGAGCTCTGCATCACCAAGTTCCCGGAACTCCACAACAACCCCCAGTTTTGGTTCGGGCTCTACCAGGCGCTCAAAGTGTTGGTCGGATTCATCCTGCCCCTGGTCGTCATCTCCGCCTCTTATCTCCTGCTGCTCCGTTTCATCAACAGCCAAGAAATGAGCGGCAACAACCCAAAGAGAACCTCCAGGGTCACCAAATCCGTCACCATCTTGGTGCTGACTTTCTTCATTAGTTGGTTGCCTAACCAAGCCATCACGCTCTGGAGTGCCTTCATCAAGTTGAATGTGGTCCACTTCAGCGTGGCCTTTTACAACACCCAGGCCTACGTCTTCCCCGTGACTGTCTGCCTGGCCCACAGTAACAGCTGCCTCAACCCCGTCCTCTACTGCCTGATGAGAAGAGAGTTCCGGGCCGCTGTCCGCGACCTGGTGCTGAAAGTCACCTGTGTCCGGCGCATCCGCCCGCCCGACAACACAAGGCAACTGCCCGTTACTATCTCCATGACCAGGTGA